One region of Salvia miltiorrhiza cultivar Shanhuang (shh) chromosome 3, IMPLAD_Smil_shh, whole genome shotgun sequence genomic DNA includes:
- the LOC131014942 gene encoding 50S ribosomal protein L10, chloroplastic-like: MEATLFTRPPPPSPATSLKSHFRNPFLTTTHRHPKLRPQSPTLPKIHAAISRTKKEETVDKVKQELEDCHLLAAISYKGLTVQHFQELRTQLPETTKLLVAKNTLVYKAIEGTKWESLKPCMKGMNAWLFVHSEEIPAALKPYRTFQKEKKLEENDFTGAVFEGKFYAPDDFKALENLPTRAELYARILGSIKGPASAVVGTIQAPARDLILVLKAYCKKLEEEGGGQ, from the coding sequence ATGGAAGCCACTCTCTTCACCCGCCCGCCTCCGCCGTCCCCCGCCACCTCCCTCAAATCCCACTTCCGGAACCCCTTCCTCACCACCACCCACCGCCACCCCAAACTCCGGCCCCAATCCCCAACTCTCCCCAAAATCCACGCCGCCATCAGCCGCAccaagaaagaagaaaccgtCGACAAAGTCAAACAGGAGCTCGAAGACTGCCACCTCCTCGCCGCCATCAGCTACAAGGGCCTCACCGTCCAACATTTCCAGGAGCTCCGCACCCAGCTGCCGGAAACCACCAAACTCCTGGTTGCCAAAAATACCCTCGTTTACAAGGCCATCGAGGGCACCAAATGGGAGTCGCTGAAGCCGTGCATGAAGGGCATGAACGCCTGGCTGTTCGTCCACAGCGAGGAGATCCCGGCGGCGCTCAAGCCCTACAGAACCTTCCAGAAGGAGAAGAAGCTAGAGGAGAACGATTTCACGGGGGCAGTTTTCGAGGGGAAATTCTACGCGCCCGATGACTTCAAGGCGCTCGAGAATTTACCCACCAGAGCCGAGCTCTACGCCCGGATTTTGGGGTCGATTAAGGGGCCGGCTTCCGCCGTGGTCGGGACCATTCAGGCGCCGGCCAGGGATTTGATCTTGGTGTTGAAGGCTTACTGCAAGAAGCTGGAAGAGGAAGGCGGGGGGCAGTAG